Proteins from a genomic interval of Ndongobacter massiliensis:
- the modA gene encoding molybdate ABC transporter substrate-binding protein, producing MEMKKVATLFFAAVLTLSLVGCGSNKPAEESKVSEESVSAGENESEEMSTAAEESEKMEKKDLIVFAAASMTESLGEVKKLYEEANPNVNVVLNLDSSGTLKSQISEGADADVFISASSKQMNELDKEKDTYNANAAIDSATRFDLLENQVTLAVKEDSNKGITSFEDINTDKVETIALGNADVPVGQYSEELLKKMDMWEAIQGKISFASNVKEVTAWVSEGAVDCGIIYSTDAKAAGLKIIDSADSDMFEKKIIYPAAMVEGSKNSEEAKKFLDFLKSDQAKAVFDKYGFKTH from the coding sequence ATGGAAATGAAAAAAGTGGCAACGCTGTTTTTTGCCGCAGTGCTTACACTGAGCCTTGTCGGTTGCGGAAGTAATAAACCGGCCGAGGAAAGTAAGGTGTCGGAAGAAAGCGTATCAGCAGGAGAGAATGAGTCGGAAGAAATGAGTACGGCAGCAGAAGAGAGTGAGAAAATGGAAAAGAAGGATTTGATCGTTTTTGCGGCAGCGTCTATGACGGAATCGCTGGGCGAAGTGAAAAAGCTTTATGAAGAGGCAAACCCAAATGTCAACGTCGTGTTGAATCTGGATTCATCAGGGACCCTCAAGTCGCAAATTTCAGAAGGTGCGGATGCAGATGTATTTATTTCCGCTTCGAGCAAGCAGATGAACGAATTGGATAAGGAAAAAGATACGTATAATGCAAATGCCGCTATTGATTCCGCGACACGCTTTGATCTGTTAGAAAATCAGGTGACTTTGGCGGTAAAAGAAGACAGCAACAAGGGAATTACGTCCTTTGAAGACATCAATACGGACAAGGTCGAAACCATTGCCTTGGGCAACGCGGATGTTCCCGTGGGACAGTATTCGGAAGAACTGTTAAAAAAGATGGATATGTGGGAAGCCATTCAGGGCAAGATCAGCTTTGCTTCCAACGTCAAAGAGGTCACCGCATGGGTGAGTGAAGGCGCTGTCGATTGCGGCATTATTTATTCCACCGATGCGAAAGCGGCGGGATTGAAAATTATAGATTCGGCGGATAGTGATATGTTCGAAAAGAAGATCATTTATCCGGCTGCTATGGTGGAGGGCTCCAAAAACAGCGAAGAGGCGAAGAAATTTTTAGATTTCCTCAAGAGCGATCAAGCGAAGGCTGTATTCGACAAGTACGGCTTTAAAACGCACTAA
- the modB gene encoding molybdate ABC transporter permease subunit: protein MDLFPLYNSLRISLLSTFFTFFLGIFAAYEIKKLRPIAKGFLDVLLTLPLVLPPTVVGFFLLKWLGPNSGIGKFFEGMNVSLIMRWYSSIFATIVVTFPLMYRTARGAFEAFDSNLKYAGQTLGKNNTWIFWKIIMPNCKKEILAGVILSFARALGEYGATSMVSGYIPNRTATISTTVYQLWRIGEDSLAYQWVLINVGISFFVLLAINLLESKGAKNARV, encoded by the coding sequence ATGGACTTATTTCCTTTATACAATTCGCTTCGAATCTCCTTATTATCGACATTTTTTACTTTTTTTCTGGGGATTTTTGCGGCCTACGAGATCAAAAAGTTGCGACCGATCGCGAAGGGCTTTTTGGATGTCTTACTGACCCTGCCGCTCGTTCTTCCGCCGACCGTGGTGGGCTTTTTTCTACTGAAGTGGTTGGGCCCGAACAGCGGCATCGGAAAATTTTTTGAAGGGATGAACGTATCGCTGATTATGCGATGGTATTCTTCCATTTTTGCGACCATTGTCGTCACATTTCCCTTGATGTATCGCACGGCACGCGGCGCTTTTGAAGCCTTTGACAGCAACCTCAAATATGCCGGACAAACTTTGGGGAAAAACAACACCTGGATATTCTGGAAGATAATTATGCCGAATTGTAAGAAAGAAATTTTGGCTGGGGTGATTCTTTCTTTTGCCCGTGCACTTGGCGAATACGGCGCAACCAGTATGGTTTCCGGCTATATTCCAAACCGCACCGCTACCATATCGACGACAGTGTATCAACTTTGGCGCATCGGTGAGGACAGCCTTGCGTATCAATGGGTTTTGATCAATGTCGGTATATCCTTTTTTGTTCTTCTCGCCATTAACCTTTTGGAAAGCAAAGGGGCAAAGAATGCTCGCGTGTAA
- a CDS encoding sulfate/molybdate ABC transporter ATP-binding protein — translation MLACKIKKDFKNFKLDIDFTMENETLALLGASGSGKTLTLQSIAGLIKPDWGKIVLNGRVLFDSEKKINCSPQERRVGYLFQDYALFPNFTVRGNVLCGLRGDDVGKVEQVLNELHIAHIANKYPAQISGGEKQRTALARILVNQAEILLLDEPFSAIDSFLKDKIEDEVLHLIQKYQIKTILVSHNKEESYRLSDSIVAVNGGKNEKKIETDRFFRHPPTLTAAKLIGIKNFSRVRKLTEDCIRTEDWGINLQVGTQNVKDYVGIFSDKIWLSEKKQPENSFLLDKFSVVENIDHYSVTCTAPLDRTAGICFAVDKAVWQNFVGKEKYINIDSKELLFFDA, via the coding sequence ATGCTCGCGTGTAAAATTAAAAAAGATTTCAAAAATTTCAAACTGGACATCGATTTTACGATGGAGAATGAAACATTGGCATTGCTCGGAGCGTCCGGCTCCGGAAAGACGCTGACTTTGCAGTCGATTGCCGGGCTTATCAAGCCGGATTGGGGCAAAATCGTTTTGAACGGTCGGGTACTCTTTGATTCGGAAAAAAAGATCAACTGCAGTCCTCAGGAACGTCGCGTGGGGTATCTTTTTCAGGATTATGCGCTCTTTCCGAATTTTACAGTTCGGGGAAATGTCCTATGCGGTTTGCGCGGAGATGATGTCGGGAAAGTGGAGCAAGTATTAAATGAATTACATATTGCGCATATCGCCAACAAGTATCCGGCGCAGATTTCGGGCGGAGAAAAGCAACGAACCGCGCTGGCACGAATTTTAGTGAATCAGGCGGAAATCCTTTTGCTGGACGAACCTTTTTCTGCGATCGATTCTTTTCTGAAAGACAAGATTGAGGATGAGGTACTTCATCTAATTCAAAAATATCAGATCAAGACTATTTTAGTCAGCCATAACAAAGAAGAATCTTATCGGCTGAGTGATTCTATTGTTGCCGTGAATGGCGGGAAAAATGAAAAGAAGATTGAAACCGACCGATTCTTTCGGCATCCACCTACCTTGACTGCCGCAAAATTGATAGGAATCAAAAACTTTTCCCGAGTCAGGAAACTTACAGAAGATTGTATTCGCACCGAAGACTGGGGAATCAATCTACAGGTTGGTACACAAAATGTCAAAGACTATGTTGGCATTTTTTCCGACAAAATTTGGTTAAGCGAAAAAAAACAGCCTGAAAATTCTTTCCTGTTGGATAAATTTTCAGTGGTTGAGAACATTGATCACTATTCCGTTACGTGCACGGCTCCCCTTGACCGAACCGCAGGAATATGTTTTGCTGTGGATAAGGCGGTTTGGCAGAATTTCGTGGGCAAGGAAAAGTATATCAACATAGATTCGAAAGAACTTCTCTTTTTTGATGCATGA
- the moaA gene encoding GTP 3',8-cyclase MoaA has protein sequence MKDQFQRNINYLRISVTDRCNFRCRYCMPPEGIQKLPHTEILSFDEIVSVVKICADLGIDKVRITGGEPFVRKNVLALIQKIAQVQGIRDIGITTNGSLLAPHMDALEKIGVKRLNFSLDSLKKERFEKMSRGGDFCSTMQNLKQAVNRDFAVKINCVLIPSFNDDEINDFIALTKEHDLEVRFIELMPIGPAAAFDAEVFEQSVTCFEDVAGNGLPKLFGDKKVKQLRSDGVAELFQVEGYRGRVGLIRPLSHSFCRSCNRIRLTADGKLKPCLHSANEIDLRGLSGRALREAIERAIFFKPAAHHLKESGSLSQRTMNRIGG, from the coding sequence ATGAAAGATCAATTTCAAAGAAATATCAATTACCTACGGATTTCCGTGACCGATCGATGTAATTTTCGGTGCCGTTATTGCATGCCGCCGGAAGGCATTCAAAAACTTCCGCATACGGAGATTCTGTCTTTTGATGAAATTGTTTCTGTGGTGAAAATCTGTGCCGACCTGGGCATTGACAAGGTACGCATTACAGGAGGCGAGCCCTTTGTTCGCAAAAATGTGTTAGCACTCATACAAAAAATTGCACAGGTTCAAGGAATTCGGGACATTGGGATCACGACAAACGGCTCACTTCTTGCCCCTCATATGGATGCGCTGGAAAAGATCGGCGTAAAACGACTCAATTTCAGTTTGGATAGCTTAAAAAAAGAGCGGTTTGAGAAAATGAGTCGCGGCGGAGATTTTTGTTCCACCATGCAAAACCTGAAACAAGCCGTTAACCGAGACTTTGCGGTAAAAATCAATTGCGTCCTCATTCCTTCTTTTAATGACGATGAAATCAATGATTTTATTGCTTTGACAAAGGAACATGACTTGGAAGTTCGATTTATTGAACTAATGCCGATCGGTCCCGCCGCTGCCTTTGACGCCGAAGTCTTCGAACAAAGTGTTACGTGCTTCGAAGATGTTGCGGGAAATGGATTGCCAAAGCTTTTTGGCGATAAAAAAGTTAAACAATTGCGTTCCGATGGTGTTGCGGAGCTTTTTCAGGTCGAGGGCTATCGGGGCAGAGTCGGATTAATTCGTCCTCTGTCGCATAGCTTTTGCAGATCCTGTAATCGTATTCGTTTAACTGCAGACGGAAAGCTGAAACCTTGCCTGCACTCAGCGAACGAGATTGATCTACGGGGATTATCCGGAAGGGCGCTCCGCGAGGCGATTGAGCGGGCGATTTTCTTTAAGCCGGCAGCGCATCATTTAAAGGAGTCCGGCTCTTTGAGTCAAAGAACCATGAATCGAATTGGAGGATAG
- the moaC gene encoding cyclic pyranopterin monophosphate synthase MoaC, with the protein MVDVSEKKETNRLAYAEGRVKLNRETYELVKNQGIKKGDVLAVARVAGIMAAKNTAGIIPMCHPINITCVEITFALDDPGHFIDIGCTVKIDARTGVEMEALTAVSVAALTIYDMCKAVQRDIEISDIRLIRKSGGKSGDFVRKEADK; encoded by the coding sequence ATGGTCGACGTTTCTGAAAAGAAAGAAACGAACCGGCTCGCGTATGCCGAAGGTCGGGTCAAATTGAATCGGGAAACTTATGAATTGGTAAAAAACCAAGGAATCAAGAAAGGGGATGTCCTTGCTGTTGCGCGCGTTGCTGGCATAATGGCGGCGAAAAATACGGCAGGCATCATTCCCATGTGCCATCCGATCAATATTACTTGTGTAGAAATTACTTTTGCCCTTGATGACCCGGGGCATTTTATCGACATCGGTTGTACGGTAAAAATCGATGCAAGAACCGGCGTCGAGATGGAGGCGCTTACCGCCGTGTCCGTTGCAGCGCTGACAATTTATGACATGTGCAAGGCGGTGCAAAGAGATATTGAAATCAGCGATATTCGGCTGATTCGCAAGAGCGGCGGGAAAAGTGGTGATTTTGTGCGGAAAGAAGCGGATAAATAA
- a CDS encoding MOSC domain-containing protein, translating into MKVISVNISEKKGTVKTPVEDVTIRKDYGIVGDAHAGKWHRQISLLAEESLQKMQKELPNLKAGDFAENVLTRGLILHTLPVGTLLQVGQTVLRVSQIGKECHKGCQIRQKTGHCIMPTEGIFATVIQEGQIFPGDPIHILQEVDSEGAHHDKKN; encoded by the coding sequence ATGAAAGTGATTTCTGTTAATATCAGTGAAAAAAAGGGAACCGTGAAAACGCCAGTGGAGGATGTGACGATCCGTAAAGATTACGGCATAGTCGGCGATGCTCATGCAGGGAAGTGGCATCGGCAGATCAGCCTTTTAGCGGAAGAATCACTCCAGAAAATGCAAAAGGAGCTTCCGAATCTCAAAGCGGGCGACTTTGCAGAGAATGTGTTGACACGGGGGCTGATTTTGCACACCCTACCGGTGGGAACACTGTTGCAGGTTGGACAAACGGTTTTACGGGTCAGTCAGATCGGCAAGGAGTGTCACAAAGGCTGTCAAATTCGGCAAAAAACCGGACATTGTATCATGCCTACGGAAGGGATTTTTGCGACGGTGATCCAAGAAGGACAAATTTTTCCGGGGGATCCGATTCATATATTGCAGGAAGTTGACAGCGAAGGAGCGCATCATGATAAAAAAAATTAA
- a CDS encoding molybdopterin-binding protein has translation MIKKIKVAEAVGLPLLHDITAIMPDGFKGVMYKRGQVIRESDIEGLKNIGKEHIYVGTLDENQVHEEDAILAISPYLADINIEISTVSEGKVTLRAKQEGLFVIDRAGLKALHSVGDYTLPTIRSYSAVKKGDRLVGARIVPLWTDRETVNRALAVVKKFQPIFQVVRYKKLKVGCIITGDEVYYGRIQDAFQPVLEEKLRAFDADILGYEFCPDDMETIVQAFANFKAQGADLVLFTGGMSVDPDDTTPNAIRQTGARVIVQGIPMQPGNMLMVAKLGETYLVGVPGASIHSKKTSFDVFLPRIFAGLDLKKEDFFEMAEGGLL, from the coding sequence ATGATAAAAAAAATTAAAGTGGCCGAAGCGGTGGGACTGCCCCTTCTGCATGATATTACGGCTATTATGCCGGACGGCTTTAAAGGAGTAATGTATAAGCGGGGGCAGGTAATTCGCGAGTCTGATATCGAAGGACTGAAAAACATCGGGAAAGAACATATCTATGTCGGAACCCTTGATGAGAATCAGGTGCATGAAGAAGATGCCATTTTGGCCATCAGTCCCTATCTTGCCGATATAAATATTGAAATTTCAACGGTTAGCGAAGGTAAGGTAACATTGCGAGCCAAGCAGGAAGGGCTTTTTGTTATTGACCGGGCGGGTTTAAAGGCATTACATTCGGTCGGTGATTATACATTGCCGACGATTCGCTCCTATTCCGCTGTAAAAAAAGGCGATAGGCTTGTCGGCGCGCGTATCGTCCCTTTGTGGACCGATCGCGAAACGGTGAACCGAGCACTTGCTGTCGTTAAAAAATTTCAACCGATCTTTCAGGTAGTCCGTTATAAAAAGTTAAAAGTCGGTTGTATTATCACCGGCGATGAGGTGTATTATGGACGGATTCAGGACGCTTTTCAGCCGGTGTTGGAAGAGAAACTGCGGGCTTTTGATGCGGATATACTCGGTTACGAATTTTGCCCCGATGACATGGAGACTATTGTCCAAGCTTTTGCAAACTTTAAAGCGCAGGGAGCGGATCTAGTTCTCTTTACCGGCGGAATGAGCGTCGATCCGGATGATACGACGCCAAACGCGATACGCCAAACTGGAGCCCGTGTCATTGTACAGGGCATTCCCATGCAGCCGGGAAATATGCTGATGGTGGCAAAGTTGGGGGAGACTTATCTGGTTGGGGTACCCGGTGCCAGCATTCACAGCAAAAAAACAAGTTTTGATGTATTTTTGCCGCGTATTTTTGCCGGCCTGGATTTGAAAAAAGAGGACTTCTTCGAGATGGCGGAAGGTGGACTTTTATGA